The following proteins come from a genomic window of Halorussus halophilus:
- a CDS encoding ABC transporter ATP-binding protein, producing MSQQQSTIRSEQEALLSVENLQTAFFTDKEVIRAVDGVNFDIHRGETVGIVGESGSGKSVTARSIMGLVDSPGRVLDGSSIQFRGEELTEKSERQYRNIRGGDIAMVFQDPLTSLNPVYTVGNQIKEALRLHQNLKGSEATEEAVNLLEAVGIPDASRRVKEYPHEFSGGMRQRAVIAMALACDPELLICDEPTTALDVTIQAQILELLDDLQEERDLAIMFITHDMGVIAEVSDRVNVMYAGEVIESAPVEELFENPRHPYTEGLLKSIPGNQAEGERLQTIEGDVPTPNEPATYCRFEPRCPKAFEDCTKVHPVSVDVNDSADDHTAACLLYPEDSSEQEAVQLHKERESQREVSEQ from the coding sequence ATGTCCCAACAGCAGTCCACGATACGAAGCGAGCAAGAGGCCCTGCTGTCCGTGGAGAACCTACAGACGGCGTTCTTCACCGACAAGGAGGTCATCCGTGCGGTAGACGGCGTCAACTTCGACATCCACCGCGGCGAGACGGTCGGTATCGTCGGCGAGTCCGGGTCGGGCAAGAGCGTGACCGCCCGGTCCATCATGGGACTCGTCGATTCGCCCGGCCGAGTGCTGGACGGCAGTAGCATCCAGTTCCGCGGCGAGGAGTTGACCGAGAAGAGCGAGCGACAGTACCGAAACATCCGCGGTGGCGACATCGCGATGGTGTTCCAAGACCCGCTGACCTCGCTCAACCCGGTGTACACCGTCGGTAACCAGATCAAAGAGGCGCTGCGTCTCCACCAGAACTTGAAGGGTTCGGAGGCGACCGAAGAGGCAGTCAACCTGCTGGAAGCGGTCGGTATTCCCGACGCGTCGCGACGCGTCAAAGAGTACCCCCACGAGTTCAGTGGCGGAATGCGCCAGCGCGCGGTCATCGCGATGGCACTCGCGTGCGACCCCGAGTTGCTCATCTGTGACGAGCCGACGACAGCGCTCGACGTGACGATTCAGGCACAGATTCTGGAACTGCTCGACGACTTGCAGGAGGAGCGCGACCTCGCCATCATGTTCATCACGCACGACATGGGCGTCATCGCGGAAGTCTCCGACCGCGTCAACGTGATGTACGCGGGCGAAGTCATCGAGAGCGCACCCGTCGAGGAGTTGTTCGAGAACCCGCGACACCCCTACACCGAGGGGCTACTCAAATCGATTCCGGGCAACCAAGCCGAGGGCGAGCGACTCCAGACTATCGAGGGTGACGTGCCGACGCCGAACGAACCGGCGACCTACTGCCGGTTCGAGCCGCGGTGTCCGAAGGCCTTCGAAGACTGTACGAAGGTCCACCCGGTGTCCGTGGACGTGAACGATTCCGCGGACGACCACACGGCCGCCTGCCTGCTCTACCCCGAGGACAGTTCGGAACAGGAGGCAGTCCAGTTGCACAAAGAGCGTGAGAGTCAGCGAGAGGTGAGCGAGCAATGA